In the Candidatus Poribacteria bacterium genome, one interval contains:
- a CDS encoding DMT family transporter: MEGWKGGGMEKGSNFQSSNLPTFQSFNLPTFQLLKPMLFLALNIVLLSGFGLFLKHAKNNQQRLNPIGFINYLSAFFISIWVLSQEQDFEFSKLTFALGISNGVTYALGFELFTIGIQLSGIVVTAALVRLSIVLPILVAMIFWQEIPNVWQTIGLLLTFVAIPLLSQREKEPTYAFTPDKPEVPQGLGFAIAITILLVTGISRLTMKAFNEMCPIDEKSLYMSLLFGVATVIYLGICLYQRTWPNWWEVFYGVLIGVCNVGGSWALLIALDQVSALIAFPMSSSGGVLFTMFVGMVFLHERLSRTSLIGAFLAVIALIFVNLKT, translated from the coding sequence ATGGAAGGCTGGAAGGGTGGAGGGATGGAAAAGGGTTCCAACTTCCAATCTTCCAATCTTCCGACTTTCCAATCTTTCAACCTTCCAACCTTCCAACTTTTAAAGCCTATGCTTTTCCTCGCCCTCAATATCGTCCTGCTTTCCGGCTTCGGGCTTTTCCTCAAACACGCCAAAAACAACCAACAACGCTTAAACCCTATCGGCTTTATCAACTATCTCAGCGCGTTCTTCATCAGCATCTGGGTCCTCTCACAAGAACAAGACTTTGAATTCTCAAAGCTGACCTTCGCCTTAGGTATATCAAACGGCGTGACGTATGCGCTCGGATTTGAGTTGTTCACTATCGGTATCCAGCTCAGCGGGATAGTCGTCACGGCTGCACTCGTCAGACTGTCAATCGTATTACCGATTCTGGTGGCGATGATATTCTGGCAAGAGATTCCAAACGTATGGCAAACCATAGGACTTCTCTTAACCTTCGTAGCGATTCCACTCCTCAGCCAGCGGGAAAAAGAGCCGACGTATGCATTCACACCTGACAAACCCGAAGTGCCTCAAGGTTTAGGATTCGCTATTGCTATTACGATTCTGCTGGTCACCGGTATCTCCCGACTCACGATGAAAGCTTTCAACGAAATGTGTCCTATTGATGAAAAGTCGCTCTATATGAGTCTGCTTTTCGGTGTCGCCACGGTTATCTATTTAGGGATATGCCTCTATCAGAGAACGTGGCCGAATTGGTGGGAGGTCTTCTACGGTGTGCTGATAGGTGTCTGTAATGTCGGTGGCAGTTGGGCACTCCTTATCGCGTTGGATCAGGTGAGTGCCTTGATCGCCTTTCCGATGTCAAGTTCGGGTGGCGTGTTGTTCACCATGTTCGTCGGCATGGTATTCCTCCATGAACGGCTGAGCCGTACCTCTCTCATCGGTGCATTCCTGGCAGTGATCGCATTGATTTTTGTCAATTTGAAAACATAA
- a CDS encoding radical SAM protein: protein MQNTKVQAVSWNITRLCNLKCTHCYLPAGFVDTNELGDGTFQVSDIQGSQEYSRDAELSQSQCFRVIDEIAEINPHILLILTGGEPLLRPDILEISKYASDTGFLVVMGTNGVLLNDGVVEKMQQHGVTGAGISLDSVQPTNHDRFRGMEGAWKATMNGVEALKRAQLDFLVQTSVTQWNYDEIPKIVEFAYQLGAKVLNLYFLVRTGRGKTVMDITPEQYEKAFETFFELQAAYAGKMLIAAKCAPHYKRVIYEQQSDSAFLQGYPSGTCPCGIYYCRITPEGDLTPCPYLPVSVGNLKEESFVKLWNESETFQDLRNRDLLEGKCGACEFKEVCGGCRARAYATTNNYLAEDASCEYQPGQHNAPPVQIEKKIAFATETDYDLQWSEAAEKRLKRVPSFARGMVVKSVEKYAREHGYREITPELMQAVKKRFDKTGIPSFRPKR from the coding sequence ATGCAAAATACCAAAGTTCAGGCAGTTTCGTGGAATATCACCCGATTATGTAATCTGAAATGCACACATTGCTACCTCCCCGCAGGCTTCGTTGACACAAACGAATTAGGGGATGGAACCTTTCAAGTATCCGATATTCAAGGTTCACAAGAATATTCCAGAGATGCGGAACTAAGCCAATCACAATGTTTTCGCGTCATTGATGAAATCGCCGAAATCAATCCACACATCCTCCTCATTCTCACCGGTGGAGAACCCTTATTACGCCCGGATATCTTGGAGATATCAAAGTATGCCTCCGATACCGGGTTTCTTGTTGTCATGGGCACGAACGGTGTGCTGTTGAACGATGGGGTCGTTGAGAAAATGCAACAGCACGGTGTTACCGGTGCAGGCATCAGTCTTGATTCTGTCCAACCCACAAACCATGATCGGTTTCGGGGTATGGAAGGCGCGTGGAAAGCAACGATGAACGGTGTAGAGGCACTCAAACGCGCACAACTCGATTTCCTCGTTCAAACCTCCGTGACACAGTGGAATTACGACGAAATTCCGAAGATTGTAGAATTCGCATATCAACTCGGTGCGAAGGTGCTGAATCTCTATTTTCTCGTCCGGACGGGAAGGGGTAAGACGGTAATGGACATTACGCCAGAGCAGTATGAAAAGGCGTTTGAAACGTTTTTCGAGTTGCAAGCAGCTTATGCTGGGAAGATGCTCATCGCGGCGAAGTGCGCACCGCATTATAAACGCGTTATCTATGAACAGCAATCCGATTCTGCTTTCCTTCAGGGCTACCCAAGTGGTACCTGTCCGTGTGGGATCTACTACTGCCGCATCACACCTGAGGGCGATCTAACACCTTGTCCCTATCTACCTGTTAGCGTCGGTAACCTCAAGGAGGAGAGTTTTGTCAAACTCTGGAATGAATCGGAAACCTTTCAGGACTTACGAAATCGAGATCTGCTTGAAGGGAAGTGCGGCGCGTGTGAATTCAAGGAAGTATGTGGCGGTTGTCGGGCGCGTGCTTATGCGACTACCAATAACTACCTCGCTGAAGATGCGTCGTGTGAGTATCAGCCCGGACAACACAACGCACCTCCTGTTCAAATAGAGAAAAAGATTGCTTTTGCAACCGAAACCGATTATGATTTGCAGTGGAGCGAAGCAGCAGAAAAGCGGTTGAAGCGCGTGCCGTCATTTGCGCGTGGTATGGTGGTCAAAAGCGTTGAAAAATATGCACGCGAACACGGTTATCGTGAGATTACACCTGAGTTGATGCAAGCCGTCAAAAAACGATTTGACAAAACCGGCATCCCATCTTTCCGACCAAAACGCTAA
- a CDS encoding phytanoyl-CoA dioxygenase family protein — protein sequence MLTTEQITFFQEHGYLILKNLIDSEVIDGWRTQVWEHFGSSFETPETWPNDYEIPGFTFSPLFGHLPVMQEITEQLGGGQFFTGGGGSPIIKWPKPEEAWSMPKDGHIDAYGAVAGWSPFMIGATTYLYDAEPKGGAFIFWPQSHYSTHKYFLQYPEQIDGSFYDIEGWNWDVLSDLSPEGPREFIGAAGDVVLWHAFLCHTGSENVRDVPRFGLFARYAHKQQEEFKYEIPEDLWKYWAI from the coding sequence ATGCTGACAACAGAACAGATAACATTTTTTCAAGAACACGGATACTTGATTCTTAAAAACCTCATTGATTCAGAGGTAATCGATGGGTGGCGAACACAGGTATGGGAACATTTTGGTTCCAGTTTTGAAACGCCAGAGACGTGGCCCAACGACTATGAGATTCCGGGCTTCACCTTCTCGCCGTTATTTGGGCATTTGCCTGTGATGCAAGAGATTACTGAGCAGCTTGGGGGTGGACAATTTTTTACAGGGGGTGGCGGTTCACCAATTATCAAATGGCCCAAGCCTGAAGAAGCGTGGTCAATGCCCAAGGATGGACACATCGACGCGTATGGTGCCGTTGCTGGTTGGAGTCCTTTCATGATAGGCGCGACAACCTACCTTTATGATGCTGAACCCAAGGGCGGTGCTTTCATCTTTTGGCCCCAAAGCCACTATTCAACGCATAAATACTTTCTCCAATATCCAGAGCAGATTGATGGCAGTTTCTACGATATCGAAGGTTGGAACTGGGATGTGCTTTCGGATTTATCCCCAGAGGGACCCCGCGAATTTATAGGTGCTGCGGGGGATGTTGTGCTGTGGCACGCGTTTCTCTGCCACACCGGATCGGAAAATGTGAGAGATGTTCCTCGTTTTGGTCTCTTCGCTCGCTATGCCCACAAACAACAGGAAGAGTTCAAATACGAGATTCCAGAGGATCTCTGGAAATATTGGGCAATATAA
- a CDS encoding PCP reductase family protein, producing the protein MNEQNSANERLTDVEERLTRVENLLVSINEKLGQRSDVGQVDTEKAEGLKQWVTDYVSMRLQQLVPETCDHPDEIALQDGPYLDNTTVPCTEEVEHRVKRIPIPFVREMVVQRVADNARQAGVERVDIEFFEKAATF; encoded by the coding sequence ATGAACGAACAAAACAGTGCCAACGAACGGCTTACAGATGTAGAAGAACGCTTGACACGTGTGGAAAATCTACTCGTCAGTATCAACGAGAAGTTGGGACAACGTTCTGATGTCGGTCAAGTTGATACCGAAAAGGCAGAAGGGCTTAAACAGTGGGTAACCGATTACGTCTCAATGCGTTTACAGCAGTTAGTGCCAGAGACGTGCGATCATCCTGATGAGATTGCCCTTCAGGACGGTCCCTATCTTGACAACACCACGGTGCCTTGTACTGAGGAAGTCGAGCATCGGGTCAAGCGGATACCGATTCCGTTTGTTCGCGAGATGGTTGTGCAGCGCGTCGCTGACAATGCCCGGCAAGCCGGTGTTGAACGTGTAGATATTGAGTTCTTTGAGAAAGCAGCAACTTTTTGA
- a CDS encoding HEAT repeat domain-containing protein: MDISQQLVFEECPACRNANLRQLDGNSWFCLDCDWDNLAVIPKDNDELIASLRHGDLHSRRIAAQALINIGDADRHLATMMDTNALLEALDDEDADVRYFVAVALGKLEASLSLGKLKQLAQNDASALVREGAKTAVEQIESRQLS, from the coding sequence ATGGACATAAGTCAGCAACTGGTATTTGAGGAATGCCCCGCTTGTAGAAATGCGAACCTCCGACAGTTGGATGGTAATTCTTGGTTTTGCTTGGATTGTGACTGGGATAACCTTGCAGTTATTCCGAAAGACAATGACGAATTGATCGCCTCTCTCCGTCATGGAGACCTTCATTCTCGGCGTATCGCTGCGCAAGCGTTGATTAATATCGGTGATGCAGATCGACACCTCGCCACCATGATGGACACAAATGCACTGCTGGAAGCGTTGGACGACGAGGATGCGGATGTCCGCTACTTCGTTGCCGTTGCTCTCGGCAAACTGGAGGCGAGTCTTAGTCTCGGCAAACTCAAGCAGCTTGCCCAAAACGATGCTTCCGCACTTGTACGAGAAGGTGCTAAGACGGCGGTTGAGCAGATAGAATCTCGCCAGTTGTCTTAG